The following coding sequences lie in one Methanothermobacter sp. MT-2 genomic window:
- a CDS encoding predicted RNA-binding protein — translation MIEEFVPAEGTYEEKGEIKSLFVGEVTRDEKNKRIKVTAKTETPPMLKEGTLIIGEVIEVKGQRALVRIHQIKGSSRGPVTSFMGAIHISQVTNGYLSKLTEAFRIGDIVEARVSRLLGVTGIDLQTMQVDLGVIKAMCTRCRHFMKKAGKNEVICPNCENREKRKLSRNYRLK, via the coding sequence GTGATAGAAGAGTTCGTACCAGCAGAGGGAACATACGAAGAAAAGGGTGAAATAAAATCGCTCTTTGTAGGCGAAGTTACAAGGGATGAGAAAAATAAACGTATAAAAGTCACGGCAAAGACAGAAACACCCCCAATGTTAAAGGAAGGTACATTAATCATTGGAGAAGTTATTGAAGTAAAAGGTCAAAGGGCCCTAGTAAGAATACATCAGATCAAGGGTAGTTCAAGGGGGCCTGTAACATCGTTCATGGGCGCGATCCATATCTCACAGGTGACTAATGGCTACCTATCAAAGCTAACAGAGGCCTTCAGGATAGGTGACATAGTTGAGGCTAGGGTAAGTAGACTATTGGGAGTAACTGGTATAGATCTCCAAACCATGCAAGTGGACCTTGGTGTGATAAAGGCCATGTGCACCCGTTGCAGACACTTCATGAAAAAAGCAGGTAAAAACGAGGTTATATGTCCAAATTGTGAAAACAGGGAGAAAAGGAAGCTTTCCAGAAATTATAGGCTAAAATAA
- a CDS encoding diphthamide synthase produces the protein MAEYEFEIPKIIKKVKKYNPKIIGLQFPDGLKPHALKLAKELEKELSVTIIISADPCYGACDVADTKMDGLVDLLIHYGHTPLPLDYSIPVIFIEAYSKIDIIPALRSSLKLLSGYDRIGIATITQHLHLLDNAIKFLEDHGKLVLSAPGVGTMKGQVLGCNFSAVKNLDVDSYLFIGSGDFHPLGIRLFTGKPVIAADPYTGKARNIEDFADRILRIRFAAITRAREALKWGIIMSSKKGQERLELALKLKNILEDSGKEAFIIILDDISPQLLIPFRELDAFVVSACPRMPIDDYQLYDKPLLTPIELEIVLDKRRWEDYTLDEILF, from the coding sequence TTGGCAGAATACGAATTCGAAATCCCCAAGATAATAAAAAAAGTGAAAAAATATAATCCCAAGATAATTGGACTCCAATTCCCAGATGGTCTTAAACCCCATGCGCTGAAATTAGCCAAAGAACTCGAAAAAGAATTATCAGTAACAATAATAATATCCGCCGATCCATGCTATGGGGCGTGTGATGTTGCAGATACTAAAATGGATGGTCTAGTTGATCTTCTAATACATTATGGCCACACACCACTACCACTAGATTATAGCATTCCTGTCATCTTCATAGAAGCATATTCCAAAATTGATATAATCCCAGCCCTCAGATCATCCCTCAAATTACTATCTGGATATGATAGGATCGGAATAGCAACCATAACCCAACACCTGCACCTACTTGATAATGCCATAAAATTCCTAGAGGATCATGGTAAACTAGTTTTATCAGCTCCTGGAGTAGGCACTATGAAAGGTCAAGTTCTTGGCTGCAATTTCTCAGCGGTTAAAAACTTAGACGTGGATAGCTACCTTTTCATCGGAAGCGGAGATTTCCACCCCCTTGGTATAAGATTGTTCACAGGCAAACCTGTTATCGCAGCAGACCCATACACTGGAAAGGCTAGGAATATTGAAGATTTTGCTGATAGGATTTTGAGGATAAGATTCGCAGCTATTACAAGGGCTAGGGAAGCGCTGAAATGGGGGATTATAATGTCATCTAAAAAAGGCCAGGAAAGACTGGAGCTAGCCCTAAAATTGAAGAACATCCTTGAAGATTCTGGTAAGGAGGCGTTCATAATAATCTTGGATGATATTTCTCCACAGTTACTCATCCCGTTCAGGGAATTGGATGCTTTTGTAGTTTCTGCCTGTCCAAGGATGCCCATAGATGATTATCAGTTGTATGATAAGCCACTTTTAACCCCCATAGAATTGGAGATAGTCCTTGATAAAAGGAGATGGGAGGATTACACCCTAGATGAAATCCTATTCTAG
- a CDS encoding 50S ribosomal protein L21e yields MKRSKGFRSKTRYKLQKPKRGRGNPITRKIQNFQVDDLVHIIIDPSIHRGQPHPRFHGKTGRVVDKMGKSYVVVIKDGKKDKKLIIRPEHLQLQE; encoded by the coding sequence ATGAAAAGATCAAAAGGTTTCAGAAGCAAAACAAGATACAAGCTACAAAAGCCAAAAAGAGGTAGGGGAAATCCCATAACGAGAAAAATACAAAACTTCCAAGTGGATGACCTTGTACATATAATAATAGACCCTAGCATACACAGAGGGCAGCCACATCCACGATTCCATGGTAAAACAGGGCGAGTAGTTGATAAGATGGGCAAATCTTATGTTGTTGTTATAAAAGATGGTAAAAAGGATAAAAAACTTATTATAAGACCTGAACATCTCCAATTACAAGAGTGA
- a CDS encoding translation initiation factor 2, alpha subunit eIF2A, producing MVRRRKEWPEEGELVVATVHKVLGYGAFAKLEEYPGKEAFIHISEVSSGWVKNIRDFVRENQKIVARVLRVNPEKGHVDVSMKRIRDDQRRKRIQAWKIEQKAEKFLELAAESLGKNLDEAYEEVGYDLMDIFGDLYGAFETAADEGEKALIKEGIPEDWAKAITKIAKKNITPPEVQVTGYVDIKSYAPNGIEIIKKALKSAQKQGAIVQAVGAPRYRLIVNSTDYPTAEKILKKAAQKCIDTIRKEGGKGEFHRELT from the coding sequence ATGGTAAGAAGGAGAAAAGAATGGCCTGAAGAAGGTGAATTAGTAGTTGCAACTGTACATAAAGTTCTAGGTTATGGTGCATTTGCAAAACTTGAAGAATATCCAGGTAAAGAAGCTTTCATACACATTTCAGAAGTTTCATCTGGTTGGGTGAAAAATATAAGAGATTTTGTAAGGGAAAACCAGAAAATCGTAGCTAGAGTACTAAGAGTCAATCCAGAGAAAGGACATGTCGACGTGTCCATGAAACGTATAAGGGATGATCAGAGGCGGAAAAGGATACAAGCCTGGAAGATCGAACAAAAAGCTGAAAAATTCCTAGAATTAGCAGCTGAAAGTTTAGGTAAAAACCTTGACGAAGCCTACGAGGAAGTGGGCTATGACCTGATGGACATCTTCGGCGACCTCTATGGCGCATTTGAAACCGCAGCAGACGAAGGCGAAAAGGCATTAATAAAAGAGGGAATACCAGAAGATTGGGCTAAAGCAATTACCAAGATAGCTAAAAAAAATATAACACCCCCAGAAGTCCAAGTAACAGGTTATGTTGATATTAAATCATACGCACCTAATGGTATCGAAATAATCAAAAAAGCCCTTAAATCCGCCCAGAAACAGGGAGCGATTGTGCAAGCTGTTGGAGCGCCACGTTACCGTCTAATAGTTAATTCAACAGATTATCCCACAGCCGAAAAAATACTCAAAAAGGCCGCTCAAAAATGTATAGATACCATTAGAAAAGAAGGAGGAAAAGGAGAATTCCATCGTGAACTAACATGA
- a CDS encoding hypoxanthine/guanine phosphoribosyltransferase, whose translation MLENLEKTLKNAPIIKKGDYNYFVHPITDGIPLTTPDILEEVVDEITKRYTFNVDKIVCIEAMGIHLATALSLKTRIPFVVVRKREYGLPGEVAVHQTTGYSEGELYINGINKGDRLLVIDDVVSTGGTLLAVLEALKQMDVKVAKVIVIIEKGEGKKIVEEKTGYKIDTLIKVDIINGRIVTSFPEEV comes from the coding sequence ATGCTAGAAAACCTGGAAAAAACACTGAAAAACGCCCCTATCATAAAAAAGGGAGATTATAACTATTTCGTGCACCCGATAACTGATGGGATACCGCTCACAACCCCAGATATATTAGAAGAGGTGGTTGATGAGATAACAAAGCGTTATACTTTCAATGTTGATAAGATAGTGTGTATTGAGGCCATGGGCATACACCTTGCCACAGCATTATCACTTAAAACAAGAATACCATTCGTAGTTGTCAGAAAACGCGAATACGGCCTTCCAGGTGAAGTAGCAGTCCATCAAACCACAGGATATAGTGAAGGAGAACTATACATCAATGGCATCAACAAGGGTGACAGACTACTAGTCATAGATGATGTTGTAAGTACCGGTGGAACACTACTAGCAGTACTCGAAGCCCTTAAACAAATGGATGTAAAAGTAGCCAAGGTCATAGTGATAATAGAAAAAGGCGAAGGCAAAAAGATTGTAGAAGAGAAAACAGGCTACAAGATCGACACACTGATAAAAGTGGACATCATCAATGGTAGAATAGTGACAAGCTTCCCAGAGGAGGTCTAG
- a CDS encoding DNA-directed RNA polymerase, subunit M — MEFCPRCGAIMFPDKKKFKCKCGYEKKITKELSDKYKVAEKIESKESVIFTGEDVKTLPTTKVECPKCGNKEAFWWMQQTRRADEAETRFLRCTKCKYTWREYD; from the coding sequence ATGGAATTTTGTCCTAGATGCGGGGCTATAATGTTCCCAGACAAAAAAAAGTTTAAATGTAAATGCGGATATGAAAAGAAGATAACAAAGGAATTATCAGATAAATACAAGGTAGCTGAAAAAATTGAAAGCAAGGAGAGTGTAATATTCACTGGAGAAGATGTTAAAACTCTCCCCACAACAAAGGTTGAATGTCCGAAATGTGGGAACAAAGAAGCCTTCTGGTGGATGCAACAGACAAGAAGGGCTGATGAAGCCGAAACCAGATTCTTAAGGTGCACAAAATGTAAATATACATGGAGGGAATACGATTAA
- a CDS encoding 30S ribosomal protein S27e codes for MFYENRSNFLRVKCLDCGNQQIVFDRAASYVQCIICGKTLVEPRGGKAKIRAQILEVLG; via the coding sequence ATGTTTTATGAGAATAGAAGTAACTTCCTACGAGTTAAATGTCTAGATTGTGGAAACCAACAGATAGTATTTGACAGGGCCGCCTCCTATGTACAATGTATAATATGTGGCAAAACCTTAGTCGAACCAAGGGGTGGCAAAGCAAAAATCAGGGCCCAGATACTCGAGGTCCTCGGATAA
- a CDS encoding DNA-dependent RNA polymerase subunit L, translating into MKIIRDEKDELEVIFEGETHTLCNALRKILLEDKTVKAVAYSIDHPIIGEPHMYIRGDNPKESLKNAANTLKERSREFKDLIKKQSNP; encoded by the coding sequence TTGAAGATTATTCGAGACGAAAAAGATGAACTGGAAGTAATATTTGAAGGGGAAACCCACACACTCTGCAATGCCCTGCGGAAAATACTCCTTGAGGATAAGACAGTGAAAGCCGTGGCATACTCCATAGACCATCCCATAATAGGCGAACCCCACATGTATATAAGGGGGGATAACCCCAAGGAATCCCTTAAAAATGCGGCGAACACGCTTAAGGAAAGATCCAGGGAATTCAAGGATCTTATAAAAAAACAGTCTAATCCATGA
- a CDS encoding tRNA pseudouridine synthase Pus10, which yields MEERLKKLLDITDERICPNCLGRKFSDIIPGPGNFKRAERLKETFNLKISKECKICKGILGNLEKTADHIGKKIEKLDLEFSSLLVGSTLPEDIIEFDEHINKLLEIEVESIKKEVNRELGKILNEKFNSNVDFENPDIVIKTNFKTQKPQAWIQINPLFIEGRYRKLRRGIPQTKWPCRECKGRGCPRCNFTGKMYPTSVEELVAEPVLKATQGSMSKFHGAGREDIDVRMLGRGRPFVLEIKEPKIRKINLEEIADEINKFAKGKIEVVNLKFSTRNRKVEIKTSSPYKIYRAKVKLKDEIEPSNLDKLKSLNLIKQRTPKRVSHRRADKIRERRVMDIKWDIIDSKTLELILKTEGGLYIKELISGDDGRTKPSISEILNTPAECVELDVLEVG from the coding sequence ATGGAAGAGAGACTAAAAAAGCTACTAGACATCACAGATGAGAGAATATGTCCAAATTGTCTTGGACGTAAATTTTCAGATATCATACCAGGACCTGGTAATTTTAAAAGGGCTGAAAGATTAAAAGAAACATTTAATTTAAAAATATCAAAGGAATGCAAAATCTGTAAAGGAATACTAGGAAATCTTGAAAAAACCGCAGATCACATTGGAAAAAAAATAGAAAAATTAGATCTTGAATTTTCAAGTCTACTAGTAGGAAGCACACTACCAGAAGACATCATAGAATTCGACGAACACATAAACAAACTACTAGAAATCGAAGTTGAAAGCATAAAAAAAGAAGTTAATAGAGAACTTGGCAAAATCCTTAATGAAAAATTCAACTCCAACGTCGACTTCGAAAACCCTGACATCGTCATAAAAACCAACTTCAAAACACAAAAACCACAAGCATGGATACAGATAAACCCCCTATTCATAGAAGGCCGATACAGAAAACTCAGAAGAGGGATACCCCAAACCAAGTGGCCCTGCAGAGAATGTAAAGGCCGTGGATGTCCAAGATGCAATTTCACAGGTAAAATGTACCCCACCTCTGTTGAAGAACTGGTCGCAGAACCAGTGCTCAAGGCAACTCAAGGTTCAATGTCAAAATTCCACGGAGCAGGAAGAGAAGATATTGATGTGAGGATGCTTGGAAGAGGAAGACCCTTCGTACTCGAAATTAAAGAACCAAAGATAAGAAAAATAAACCTTGAAGAAATCGCTGATGAGATCAACAAATTTGCCAAGGGCAAAATCGAAGTCGTAAACTTGAAATTCTCCACACGCAATCGTAAAGTAGAAATCAAAACTTCATCCCCATATAAAATCTACAGGGCCAAGGTCAAATTAAAGGATGAAATCGAACCATCAAACTTGGACAAACTGAAATCTCTAAATTTGATTAAACAAAGAACCCCAAAGAGGGTTTCTCACAGAAGAGCAGACAAGATAAGGGAAAGAAGAGTAATGGATATTAAATGGGATATAATCGATTCCAAGACCCTTGAACTTATATTAAAAACTGAAGGGGGGCTTTACATAAAAGAGCTTATCTCAGGCGATGATGGGAGAACAAAACCAAGTATAAGTGAAATACTTAACACTCCAGCAGAATGTGTCGAACTTGACGTCCTAGAAGTTGGATAA
- a CDS encoding NUDIX hydrolase — protein sequence MIKIYKNPLLTVDIVILCPDDTIILIKRKKNPYEGFWALPGGFVEYGERVEEAAIREAYEETGLKVELDHLLGVYSDPERDPRGHIISICFIAHKIGGKLRADTDAKEVSKFKWEELKKIKLAFDHAIILKDAYNLWKKYIKGENVQNRG from the coding sequence GTGATTAAAATATACAAGAATCCTCTATTAACAGTTGATATTGTTATACTCTGCCCCGATGACACAATAATCCTCATCAAAAGAAAAAAAAATCCATATGAGGGTTTTTGGGCGCTCCCCGGAGGTTTTGTGGAGTATGGTGAAAGAGTTGAGGAAGCCGCCATAAGAGAAGCTTATGAAGAGACAGGATTAAAAGTGGAATTAGATCATCTACTAGGCGTCTATTCAGATCCAGAACGTGACCCACGTGGACATATCATAAGCATATGTTTCATAGCCCACAAGATCGGTGGAAAGTTAAGGGCAGATACAGATGCCAAGGAAGTTTCCAAGTTTAAATGGGAAGAATTAAAGAAGATCAAACTGGCATTTGACCATGCCATAATACTCAAGGATGCATACAATCTCTGGAAAAAATATATAAAAGGAGAAAATGTACAGAATAGAGGTTAA
- a CDS encoding transcriptional regulator: MKNNIRILREKLGFTQENLAEKVGVTRQTIIALEKGRYNPSLELAYRITKALKKEHIEDVFILEDQP; encoded by the coding sequence ATGAAAAACAATATACGTATTCTCAGGGAAAAATTGGGTTTCACACAAGAAAACCTTGCAGAGAAGGTTGGAGTGACAAGACAAACAATCATAGCACTTGAAAAGGGAAGATACAATCCATCCCTGGAGTTAGCTTATCGTATAACAAAGGCGCTTAAAAAAGAACACATAGAAGATGTTTTCATCCTCGAAGATCAGCCATGA
- a CDS encoding DNA polymerase sliding clamp PCNA produces the protein MFKAELDDPNILRTSFDAISSIVDEVQIQVDSEGMRLDALDRSHITFVHLELKKELFDEYECDEPEKINVDTEELMKVLRRAKAGDRLIITSDDANLILTFEGEATRQFKIRLIDIEYETHKPPEIRYENELEVPFSLLKDAIADIDIFSDKITFKVDEEKFIVSSKGEFGDAMIEYYHGEKIKEPARSVYSLEKIREMLKADRFSETAIINLGNDMPLKLTLKMPNDEGELSFLLAPRLEAEE, from the coding sequence ATGTTTAAGGCAGAATTAGATGATCCTAATATTCTAAGGACAAGTTTCGATGCCATATCATCAATTGTTGATGAAGTCCAAATACAAGTAGACAGTGAAGGCATGCGCTTAGATGCTCTTGACAGAAGCCATATAACCTTTGTACATCTTGAACTCAAAAAAGAACTATTCGATGAATACGAATGCGACGAACCTGAAAAGATTAACGTGGATACAGAGGAACTCATGAAGGTTCTCAGACGCGCGAAAGCAGGTGACCGTCTAATAATCACAAGTGACGACGCCAACCTAATATTAACTTTTGAGGGGGAGGCTACCCGCCAATTTAAGATAAGACTGATAGACATTGAATATGAAACCCACAAACCTCCAGAGATAAGATATGAAAATGAATTAGAGGTTCCATTCTCGCTCTTGAAGGATGCTATAGCAGACATCGACATATTCTCTGATAAGATCACCTTCAAAGTCGACGAGGAAAAATTCATAGTATCATCCAAAGGAGAATTTGGCGATGCCATGATAGAATACTACCATGGTGAAAAAATAAAAGAACCTGCAAGGAGCGTATACTCGCTTGAAAAGATCAGAGAAATGCTCAAAGCCGACCGATTCAGTGAAACGGCCATTATAAACCTTGGGAATGACATGCCCCTCAAGTTAACATTAAAAATGCCAAATGATGAAGGTGAATTAAGCTTCCTACTCGCACCACGCCTAGAAGCCGAAGAATAA
- a CDS encoding 50S ribosomal protein L44E, which yields MKIPKERRTYCPHCRKHTIHEVLESKRRKASELKWGQRQFRRVTSGYRGYPRPLPSGNKPVKKLDLRLKCKECGRSHTKRKTFRVGRVEFTT from the coding sequence ATGAAGATTCCGAAGGAAAGAAGAACCTACTGTCCACATTGCAGAAAACACACAATCCATGAAGTACTAGAATCAAAAAGACGCAAAGCCAGCGAATTAAAATGGGGTCAGAGGCAATTCAGGAGGGTTACCTCAGGCTATAGAGGATACCCAAGACCATTACCATCAGGCAACAAACCCGTGAAAAAATTAGACTTACGCTTAAAATGTAAAGAATGTGGAAGATCCCATACCAAAAGAAAAACATTCCGCGTTGGAAGAGTTGAATTCACCACATAG
- a CDS encoding signal recognition particle protein Srp54, with amino-acid sequence MLGKLGKNLAKTMKKLAGMTIVDEEVVKEVIKDIQRALIQSDVNIKLVFKLSKSIEERALKEEPPKGITPKEHIIRIVYEELVKLVGETAKPLKIDKKPYKILFVGLQGSGKTTTIGKLSRHFQKKGLNTAIVCTDTWRPAALDQLKQLTNEINIPVYGQPENKNPLKIAEKGLEKFKDYDIIIFDTAGRHKEEKHLLKEMEELSTIIKPDETILVIDGTIGQQAKEQAKAFSQSTDVGSIIVTKLDGSAKGGGALSAVAEIGAPIKFIGTGEKLEDLEVFDPKRFISRLLGMGDIEGLLEKAEEIAEEEKVSEKTVDAILTGKFTLREMKSQFEMMGKMGPLQQVINMIPGLDKLPKNAPDTTEEKIKKYLTLMDSMTEYELDHPEVIKHSRIKRIARGSGTRNEDVKELLKYYKVTKKAMKGLGRRNRGGPMGQLMKQFLR; translated from the coding sequence ATGCTAGGCAAACTAGGTAAAAATCTTGCAAAGACTATGAAAAAATTAGCAGGGATGACCATAGTAGATGAAGAAGTGGTTAAAGAGGTTATAAAGGATATACAGCGCGCTCTAATACAATCAGACGTTAATATAAAACTCGTATTCAAATTATCTAAATCAATAGAGGAAAGGGCCCTCAAGGAGGAACCTCCGAAGGGTATAACCCCCAAGGAACACATCATAAGAATAGTATACGAGGAACTGGTTAAACTCGTTGGAGAAACCGCAAAACCCCTCAAAATAGATAAAAAACCCTATAAGATACTATTTGTAGGACTTCAAGGAAGCGGTAAAACAACCACCATAGGAAAACTAAGCCGCCACTTCCAAAAGAAAGGATTAAACACAGCCATAGTATGTACAGACACATGGAGACCAGCAGCCCTTGATCAACTAAAACAACTCACAAATGAAATCAACATACCAGTCTATGGCCAACCAGAAAACAAAAACCCACTTAAAATCGCGGAAAAAGGACTTGAAAAATTCAAAGACTATGATATTATAATATTCGACACGGCAGGACGCCATAAAGAAGAAAAACACCTACTCAAAGAAATGGAAGAACTATCCACCATAATAAAGCCAGATGAAACAATACTCGTAATTGACGGCACCATAGGCCAACAGGCAAAAGAACAAGCAAAAGCATTCTCCCAGAGCACTGACGTTGGATCAATTATCGTGACAAAACTTGACGGATCAGCCAAAGGCGGGGGCGCATTATCAGCAGTCGCAGAAATAGGAGCCCCCATAAAATTCATAGGCACTGGCGAAAAACTAGAAGATCTAGAGGTCTTCGACCCAAAAAGATTCATCTCCAGACTACTCGGAATGGGAGACATCGAAGGCCTACTAGAAAAAGCAGAAGAAATCGCGGAAGAAGAAAAGGTTAGTGAAAAGACGGTAGACGCCATCCTCACAGGCAAATTCACCCTAAGAGAGATGAAATCACAATTCGAGATGATGGGGAAAATGGGCCCGCTCCAACAAGTCATAAACATGATACCAGGACTTGATAAACTGCCGAAGAACGCCCCTGATACAACAGAAGAAAAAATCAAAAAATATCTCACCCTCATGGATTCAATGACAGAATACGAGTTGGATCACCCAGAAGTGATTAAACATTCAAGGATAAAAAGAATTGCAAGAGGCTCAGGCACTAGAAATGAAGATGTTAAAGAACTCCTAAAATACTATAAAGTTACAAAGAAGGCGATGAAAGGTCTTGGAAGACGGAACAGAGGAGGTCCGATGGGACAGTTAATGAAACAATTCCTACGCTAA
- a CDS encoding probable ribosomal RNA small subunit methyltransferase A gives MYFSQGRLDEEKGRKNKMRLDSLATETKRILKKYNLQLNKRLGQHYLIDDSKRHEILSYANLKDDDIVLEIGPGIGTLTIPLASKAGKVIAIEKDKRIASILKKRLNGYDNVELIIGDALKIKFPEFNKIVSNLPYKISSPITFKFLEYDFDFGILMYQREFAERMIAKPGTRDYSRLSVALYFMADIEIIDYIPRWAFLPPPKVESAIVKLTPKGKINGIFERTCRALFQHKKKKAKNALIESFHEISNKADPKEVVEFIDPILLEKRVFTLDPLEILRISNELKEAISRVSS, from the coding sequence ATGTACTTTTCACAAGGCCGCCTAGACGAAGAGAAAGGCCGAAAAAATAAAATGAGACTTGATTCGCTAGCAACTGAAACCAAAAGAATCTTAAAAAAATATAATCTACAATTAAATAAGAGGTTAGGTCAACATTACCTCATCGATGATTCTAAAAGGCATGAAATTTTATCATATGCCAATTTGAAGGATGATGACATTGTATTGGAGATCGGTCCAGGGATTGGAACTCTCACAATCCCCCTAGCCTCCAAAGCAGGGAAAGTTATAGCAATCGAAAAGGATAAAAGGATCGCCAGCATATTAAAAAAGAGACTAAATGGTTATGATAATGTTGAGCTGATCATTGGCGACGCCCTGAAAATAAAATTCCCAGAATTTAACAAGATAGTATCCAACCTACCATATAAAATATCCTCACCCATAACCTTCAAGTTCCTTGAATATGATTTTGATTTCGGCATTTTAATGTATCAGCGAGAATTTGCAGAAAGAATGATAGCCAAACCAGGGACTAGGGACTATTCACGCCTTTCAGTGGCTTTATATTTCATGGCGGACATTGAGATCATAGATTATATTCCAAGGTGGGCTTTTCTACCCCCACCAAAGGTTGAATCTGCTATTGTTAAATTAACTCCCAAGGGAAAAATTAATGGGATCTTTGAAAGGACTTGCAGAGCCCTATTCCAACATAAAAAGAAAAAGGCAAAGAATGCTCTCATCGAATCATTCCATGAAATCAGTAACAAAGCAGATCCAAAAGAAGTAGTTGAGTTCATAGATCCTATCTTATTGGAAAAGCGAGTTTTCACTTTGGATCCCCTGGAGATACTTAGAATTTCAAATGAACTTAAAGAGGCGATTTCCAGGGTATCATCATAG
- a CDS encoding RNA-binding protein: MEEYAIILDYLPLGYVEEGLGGFKRKPVAQAIGKDNFTLLELTPKPGVDLEIHEEVYIGKGKRDKIARINRRLRHNELTATARVELPYVIEEIIRSKEEKFIKFFNEAGPITTRLHQLELLPGIGKKHMWDILKAREEKKFESFEDIKKRVPMLADPVKLLVKRVLMELDVDKAKRGKRKYVLFTRPPRRRERPKK, translated from the coding sequence ATGGAAGAATATGCCATTATCCTAGACTATCTCCCCCTAGGATACGTGGAAGAAGGCCTAGGCGGCTTCAAAAGAAAACCAGTAGCCCAGGCCATAGGTAAAGACAACTTCACACTCCTAGAATTAACACCAAAACCCGGAGTAGACCTTGAAATCCACGAAGAAGTCTATATAGGGAAAGGTAAAAGAGATAAGATAGCTAGGATAAACAGGCGACTACGCCACAACGAACTAACAGCAACAGCAAGGGTTGAACTACCCTATGTCATCGAAGAAATCATAAGATCAAAGGAGGAAAAATTCATCAAATTCTTTAACGAAGCAGGACCCATAACCACGAGACTCCACCAACTAGAATTGTTGCCAGGTATCGGTAAAAAGCACATGTGGGACATCCTCAAAGCACGTGAAGAGAAAAAGTTCGAAAGCTTTGAGGATATTAAAAAGAGGGTTCCCATGCTAGCAGACCCAGTTAAATTACTAGTTAAAAGGGTCTTAATGGAATTGGACGTTGACAAGGCAAAACGGGGTAAACGAAAATATGTACTTTTCACAAGGCCGCCTAGACGAAGAGAAAGGCCGAAAAAATAA
- a CDS encoding predicted DNA-directed RNA polymerase, subunit F, producing MIGKKVLETEPVTMAEVKVILEKFAEEHEFTYEQNLALEHVKKFSKIDHENALKLIEELTELPNIKKKHAVRLADFMPEDIADIRLIFAKERIPIKNEDFKNILKIIEKYR from the coding sequence ATGATAGGTAAAAAAGTCCTTGAAACAGAACCAGTTACCATGGCAGAAGTTAAAGTCATACTTGAAAAATTCGCAGAAGAACATGAGTTCACATATGAACAGAATCTAGCCCTTGAGCATGTCAAAAAATTCTCAAAAATAGACCATGAAAACGCCCTTAAATTGATAGAAGAACTCACAGAATTGCCTAATATAAAAAAGAAGCATGCTGTGCGACTTGCGGATTTCATGCCCGAGGATATTGCGGATATTCGTTTAATCTTTGCCAAAGAGAGGATACCTATAAAAAATGAAGACTTCAAAAATATCCTAAAAATAATAGAAAAGTACAGATAA